One Carassius auratus strain Wakin chromosome 16, ASM336829v1, whole genome shotgun sequence genomic window carries:
- the mrap2a gene encoding melanocortin-2 receptor accessory protein 2A — protein MPRFQHLNSTSIPNHNYEWSYEYYDDEEPVSFEGLKAHRYSIVIGFWVGLAVFVIFMFFVLTLLTKTGAPHPEATEPYEKRMRLTSCAEGLGRQREADPRTSLSRPLLEESRSFFHCYINEEEREGGRATAGAAHGCTGSGNSRDQVETVGLAVQSMVMDTRAEREAALLAHFNIPNFVNSELNSVLGDEDLLLGDPPIIMEEARPRCTHHIID, from the exons ATGCCGAGGTTCCAGCATTTAAACAGCACTAGTATACCAAATCACAATTATGAATGGAGCTACGAATACTACGACGACGAAGAACCTGTGTCTTTTGAGGGACTCAAAGCACATCGAT ATTCCATTGTGATCGGCTTTTGGGTGGGTCTtgcagtttttgtcatttttatgttttttgttctgACTCTTCTGACCAAAACAGGAGCACCACACCCAGA GGCCACGGAGCCTTATGAGAAACGAATGCGTCTCACAAGCTGCGCCGAGGGTCTGGGCCGCCAACGTGAGGCAGACCCCCGAACGAGTCTCTCTCGCCCATTGCTGGAAGAGTCCCGGTCTTTTTTTCACTGTTACATAAACGAAGAAGAGCGAGAAGGAGGCAGGGCCACTGCTGGTGCCGCCCATGGATGTACAGGAAGCGGCAACTCCAGAGACCAGGTGGAAACGGTCGGCCTAGCTGTGCAAAGCATGGTCATGGACACCAGGGCGGAACGAGAGGCGGCACTCTTGGCGCATTTTAACATCCCCAACTTTGTGAACTCAGAACTGAATTCTGTGTTGGGGGATGAAGATTTACTACTTGGTGATCCACCGATCATCATGGAGGAGGCCCGTCCACGCTGTACCCATCATATCATTGACTAA